CAAACTTTTCACTAAATGTGTGTACTGTGTTGTAATGGTAATTCTAGAGTCCGGCCTGTCGCTGAGAATGAAGCTAAAACTAGAGCAGGCTTCTGCTGCAGAAGTGCAAGTGTGCTTCCTGTGGGAAAGTGTCCAGCCTGTAAAAACACAAGCTTCAAAACAGTTAAACTGAGATAACCAACATATGTAACTAACACACAACATGCCTGAACAAAACTTTGAAGCTCACAGCTACAGCAATAATCTGCTTAAAGTGTGGTTATAAAACTGAAAAGATATTTTACAGCCACATGAGGGAAATAACCACTGAGGATATCACAATGACTGTCTTACTACACAGAAGTAGGACCTACGAAGTGAAAATGTTCAAATTCAATTATATGTTCTTGTTTACTAAAGGATACACCCCTCCTACCCCTAGCCCTtgccccctccccatccccccaCAGTGAGGGGTTCTGCACCAATTCTGAGAGGAGAAAGCTTCTCAGGACTTCATCTATAAGTTTTATCAACACAATTTTCAAGTTTAAACCCTTTAACAATGTACTTGTATAGTACCTTCACATGGAATGCATATTGCACTCTGACCCCCACTGAGCATAATAGATATTCTGAAGCGTTAAAAATAGACTTCACTAGAAAGGAGCCAGCCCTCTCCTTCAATGAATTTACATGATTAAGTGTAGACTTAAGTGTGACCACAAGGTTAGTACAGTGGCACAACTCGATACTCGTAGAACAAGCAACTGCATATTGAGCAGCAGCTATCAGATAATGATTGTCTACATTAGTTATTTGGTACAACaggaacagcaacagcaaaacaatCCTGTAGCTGTTTCTTGCCCTGAAAATGAGTAGTTTATTCTAATGACCTTAGAAACAGCAATAAAAGTTAGCATCAGCAGATTCTCTAATCAAACAAGgtttgttttggggatttttaaagtttctgtGTACAGACAATACTTGGTATTTGCCTGCCTAAAGCATCTACGTTTATTAGTGCTGTTTACCAGACCCACTGGCTTCCTGTTGCCTGTCTTCATATACTTATTTTGGTGAAAGTATTGAATCAAATAGCATTATAAATACAAAGGCACCTCCATCACAccttaaaagtcttttcccaATGGTATCTCCCCATGACTTGGATTTTTAAATAGGGGACAACAGATTATTTGTAACCACAATCAAAAAAGTATTTACTTTGACTCCCTGCATGCTAaggttcccccccccccatcctgAAAGCAAATCAACTGAAGCATTAGAAAAATTCCCAAAAGGGGAATTGTTTAAAAGTTTGGGTAGTTATATCTAAAAGCCTCTTCAAATGTTATGGCTCCAAGGATACACCCATACACCCCACTGTGAGGTAGGTAGCCACGATAAAAACGTtgtaacaaatattttaacagcTGGAAACTCCCTATAAAAACCTTGCATAAGTAGTTTGGTTCCTTGCACCAGTGTCCTGATATGCGCAACTTCTTTTGAGGATGCCTAAGGGAATCCAAATTCAGAGAGCTCTTGCTGAGTAGCATCTCATATACTCTGTCATCCAAGGGTTATCTGCTGGGGAGGGCTTTGTTCGCCAAGctgtttctgcttctgctgATCGTACTCTCCTCTGAgaaagcttccttttctccactTGTCTCCTGTTCTTTGCTCGTAGAGCAGACTCATGAATCTAAAAGACCAGAGTTAATattacagcaggaaaacagcctAGGAACCCCCCAGGAATGCCGAGGATCGCTTTTTATTTGTCCCAATCCCCCACCCTGAAGAAACAGGGCTTGcaagcaagattttttttttctgtaatttcttctgtaacagaagcagagatttttttttcattaaaaaattcttCAAATTCTGTTCTGCATTATCTTTCCTGCTTCCCACTCTTAAATGATTCCAAAAATCTTGAATGTTTCATAGTCTTACTCAGACATTCTAAAAACTTCAGTTCTTCTACCATTTAAATTCTTAAGCATCTCTCAATGTCCAAGCATCCCTCAAAATCTGAGCCATATTAGTAAAACCAATCCCTAGAGATTCCTTATTAGAGACTGAAGATCTTAATTTTGAACAATATGCTGAAAACACAACTACATACATTTTTGTATTAATAAATTATCATGGTTTCCACAAAATTTAATCCAAAGATCCAGTTCTATATTTGGTTGCTTCTATCTCCAGATTTAAAACTCTATCTCCCATCTCAATTAAGGGAAAATAACACCTTTCAGACATTCAAGAAAAAGTAACCTCGCTAGGCAGTAAGTAGTGAGTTCATGCTTAAAGAAGCATCCTTAGTGAAAAAACACTGCATAATTGGGAGTGTTCCAGAAATATTCTACCCATTCAGTCCAAACCCAAGACCTTTGGTGATCTTAGGCATTCTGTAACTGTTTCTAGCATAAGAAATGTTAGAAGTCTTAGAAGGTATAAATACCTCTGGTCAAGTCAGGCATCAGCCTCTTTTAGGCTTAAACATAAAGAGCCAGTCAACTCTTATGAGAACTGACCAAAGCTTATCAATTCAGCAACAATGTCCATTATCAGGAAAGGCAGTCTCTTTCCAGGGCTAAAAGGCTGAAGTTCCACATTTTGCTCAAAGGGTTGAGCAGTCAAGGAGGGAAAACGCTGGGCTTCAAACCCTTTCCAAAACAGCCCATCAAAAGCCAGCTCCATCTTGCACATCAAGGCTACCACCCACCTCAGTCCTCAGGTACCTTGGGTCATAAAGTCAGAATCTACATCAGTAGTAAGAAAAGAACAAGACACTGGCAGGGATACATTAAGGATTATGTTTTAGGAGACTAGGAAAGTTAcggaaaagaaagaaattaatctgTTTGTTACAACCTTGCTGTTTCTAAGCCAGGAAACAGACCTGCAGTACAGCAGAATCGTGATGCTGTCCATGACCATATGAATTTTAGTTGTGCTGTTTTGTTAATATTTACACCAGCCCTGTAATCCATCAGCCATCCGATAGACCATTCTGTAGGCAAAGTTTCCTGCTGGCAACCCACCAAAACAGGCTGCTAGACaagacattttagcagccaaGCATTCATACCCTCTCACTGAGCCTCGTATTCTAGGAAGTGCCCCAGCAAAAGTCACTCTCACAGCACAAACACTACCGCAGTGTTTATACACCTGCCTGCTGGGGGATGCCTGGTGCTAACTCCCTGCtgctttgctgttgttttgtttgaagTGTAGAAATACATTTATAACAGCTAGTTAGCAGCCAGTAACACTGTAACAGCCACAAGCAAGACTGCCAAGGTTTAAACAGAATTTCAAGCATTAGTCAAACATGGAAGTTTCAAAACCAATTACCAGTTAAGAGCTATTTTATTTGGTCATCTCAAACCTCTCCAGGTTTGTTTCTAGAACTTACTGCTAGAATCTCCATGCAATCAAATAAAGGGAACCCTAAGCAGTTTTACTTAGATATTAGACGTATCTAAGCGCTAAGTAGTCACTGCCCTTGACTGAAACAGAAGCTTTTACTTACTTCATTCACTGAAGCAGAAGCACAGACATTGTGAGTTTTCTGGCTTCCAGTATCTGTCTGTCTTTCTCCCCATCCATACAGAGCAAATGGATGTTTATTCTCCTTTGGTGCATCTGTCCTTTGAGGACTTTTGGCTGATTTGCGATCATTACGACTGGACAAGGCACTTCGACTTGGACGTCGTCCTGTACGGCTGGTTTTGTCTGCTTCCTTTGCAGAAGTGTGTTCTACAGTTTTTTCttgctcttccttctcctgcttttcttgatcttctttttctttctctaaagaaaaaaaaaaaaagaaaatttatgcTTTAAGTTCCTAATGACGACATATAAGTGATCTGCACAGCCTCTCAATAGATCATTGAAGCTGTGCTTTTTTTAGAAATGGAAGATGTCATTACTTCCTTAGCAACAGACATATACCTTGCTTAAATgtcttcattctttctttaGTGACTACAATACAGCTTTCACATacttaaaaacacctttcacTGCTGAGGTTACAGATAACCAATAGCTTCAGGCAGAATGTTAATGACTGTTTCCAGTGAACTTCTGTCTTCACTGTTTCATCCTTGCATCTTCCAGACAGCAAACAGATGGACTGCTGAATGCCACATAGATGCTGCCAGCCAGTCAGAAATGAAGTCTGATCAGAGTACGTGCAATATTAAATCCCTCATACTGTAAGCTTCCGCTAAAAGAAAATGATTCATTTTCAAGCTCCCCATTTATACATATATTCCTATTATGATTTTCTGTTTATGGAGGAGAGGAGAGTATGAAGCAGAAAGCTACAATGTGGTAGACATCACCCTTACTTCACAGAACAGATAGCATGTTGTCCATTTAAAGGACCACTCTCTACAGGCATTGTTTGTTCTCCAAGGCTCATGTCACCCACACGTTTAAGCCTTTCATAACAAGGGTCCTCCAGGCACTGGATATGTAGACTAAGATTTGTGAGAAAATTTAAAGGCTGTGTTATTGCAGTTGTGGATCATCACTGAAGGCTGAATCAgcattatataaaatattaaataataaaaacacagggaaacaaCTGTTCCAGAAGATCTAATCTTCTTTCATTATACGGCTGGGGAGGAACtagttttcctttgtttgtggcactggttaggctgcacctcaaatcctgtgttcagttttgggcccctcactacaagaaggtCATTGAGGTGCTGTCCAGAGAAGCCAAcgcagctggggaagggtctagagagtaagtcatGTTAGGAGTAGCAGAAGGAgatggggttgtttagcctggagaaaaggggttgtttagcctggagaaaaggaggctcggggggacCTTATCACGCTCTACAATcacttgaaaggaggttgtagccagatagggattggtctcttctcccacgTAACAAGCAATAgagcaagaggaaatggcctcaagttgcatcaggggaggtctagattggatattaagaaaaattccTTCTCCAAAATGGAtgtcaaacattggaacaggctgcccagggaagtggttgagtcaccatgCATGGAGGTAAAGACATGTAGATGATTCACTTTGGGACATTTACTGGTGGACTTGGCAATGCTAAGATAGTGGTTGAATTcaattttaaaggtcttttccaacctaattgattctgttaTTCTATACTGAGTGAGTCTAATCAAATATGCTGTTTACATTAGTGAAATACGACTTTGGAAAAAGTGAATACACAGAACCCTGTTTTCATTCTCCATCCTGCAAATCTTCAACAGTAGTGTGGACAAGCTGGAAGCGTATGCTGGACATTGAATGTGGCCACTAAGCACTGTGGGTACAGACATTGTGATCCAAAGTCTCTGAAACTTCTAGGCCAACCACGCTTTTTATGTAAAAGGCAActacagcctttttttttttaaacagcataGGAGTCCACTAGTGACTCCCTTTAAGTCCATGGCTTTGAGCATTAGATGCTGCTTTTGTCTAGACACACACAGTGATACACTCAAACTGTGCTGACAAACACACCAAACCTGCAAGTTTTCTACCACACCATCCATTTCTGGTTCCAGTAGGGATGAGCTGCAGAGCCACCTCTGTTCAAGACTCAGAACTTTCAACCACCACCAGCATATGCTGGTATGTACAGAAGGAATTTCTCCACTGGCATAGAAGGGGTTCATCTGGTTTAAGGCTTGCTTACATAGACAACTAGTAAAAATTTTACCCAAGTGTCTTCATCATTAAAAGCAGAAGGGATTTCCAATCCTGTAACAAACTAGCAATCATTCCTGATAATTGCTGTGATTTAGCTAGTCAAGCAAGTACATGCCACATCTGACACTGCTTTAATTTCACTTCTGCATCCATCCAGCTCTGATGAAATACAAGTTTACCTGCCTGGCACATTGGTTAAGCATCCATTTACTCTTGCAGGTACTTCACGCTTATACGATAAAGATATCAAGACTTGCCACATACCCCAGAATTCCCATAAGGCAAGCCTTATGCTCTCTTGCAAACTATTAGCCTTGCCAGCACACTTTCCACTTGCTGACAACCAGCACAAAGGCCCCAGTGCTGGGCCGTGTTCAGGCTTGCCAATACACATCTTCCAATCAGTGCAGGTGTGGCATTCAGCTGCAGATTATATACTGCAGTTCAGCTGAGTATTTGGTAAAGAGCAGCCAGCAGTGGTAAAGTATTTAGAGCTGTATTTGGTAAGAATTCAATTGGATGTCCccacaaaaccaccaaaaaaagtAGTCAAGTCCAAAGGAGTGACAGAGTGAGAACAATAAATGGCCAGATCAATACCTTAATATTGGGTGCACATAATTTCAGGTATTATAGCTAAGGCTGGATAAAAGGCAAGAAGCAGTGACCTCAGTGTGGTAACAGACCTGCTTTGCATAGTGTCCCCATCTCTGGGACACACAGTTTCACCTCTAAAACAAGACAGCTCATTCATCATGGCTGCAaacagggagcagagagctATCCCCTTACAAAATACTATCTGAGCATCTCTCTCTGCACAGCCACTCCTAAGGAGAGGCTGGCTAGATCCATTATCAGAAGGGAACACTGttttgagaaaacaaaacactgaaaggGGACATATTGCTGTCAATTCTGAAACAGGAGTGCTTTGATTCTGGGGAGGTGTTCCATCCTCTGTTCAGGGGAAAATGGCATCTTCCTTCTCTACAAAGGAGGGTGGAGCAACACTGAGTAGCATTTAAAGACTTAAAAATACTGGAAAGTGGGGGGTCTGCAATTATATGGAtactttagttttaaaaaacaaggcAATAGCCGTGCCTAGGGATGCTGCTCACCAGGATATAGCTCCAGCTGGTCCAGAAGTGACTGAGCCAGCTTGTCCCAAAATAGCAATAAAAGCATATGGGTAAATGACACACGGAGGCCTGTTGTGCACAGTCTTACAGTAAATGCTGTATGCCAGAGTGCACTGTAGCACTTATGAGCACCTGCTATTAAATCAGGTATTTCAATGAATTCACTCCTATTGTTCATCGATGCAGAATTCTACTGGTGAAGGCACAAAGCAGATATCTAACAGTTATTTAAGTCTTTTATTTAAAGCTATAGTTTATATCCAAGCCATTGCTAGGCAGCCCTTTTcacaggaagacagaaaaacagcagctgaTAGCAGGACTTAGACCCCAGCTGCTCAAGGAGTCAGGGCACCAGCAACACCTACCCATCTCCTCCTTCTCATGCagagcaccagctccagcagaCACAGGAAACTCAGAACTGACTGGCTTGCAGCACTACAGGGATTagacaggagagggaaaaagcTAGGAACGTTTAAAACTGCATCGTGGGTGCTAAGCAGAGCACACTGGATGGACAGGAGGGGATTAAGTGCTTAACAGACAGAACAAGGCTGTTAGGCCCACCCGATATTGCTGTTGAAAGCTCCTGCCCAGAAGAGGTCACTTAAACCCTGCTGCATCGCCCTGCTTGCAT
This DNA window, taken from Pseudopipra pipra isolate bDixPip1 chromosome 3, bDixPip1.hap1, whole genome shotgun sequence, encodes the following:
- the CCSAP gene encoding centriole, cilia and spindle-associated protein encodes the protein MVVPARRVKTEYMKRFKEPKWESCGACYLELLHYRLSRRLLEQAHRPWLWDGWEQDSGSGGGSTAASPSPPGAGSPAAAQEEEPPAAGAAAAAPSETGRASPEKEKEDQEKQEKEEQEKTVEHTSAKEADKTSRTGRRPSRSALSSRNDRKSAKSPQRTDAPKENKHPFALYGWGERQTDTGSQKTHNVCASASVNEIHESALRAKNRRQVEKRKLSQRRVRSAEAETAWRTKPSPADNPWMTEYMRCYSARAL